One Candidatus Binatia bacterium genomic region harbors:
- a CDS encoding outer membrane lipoprotein-sorting protein, whose product MKNSERGTGNAIPVNAGCAACTSSLGALVWALILVLLCALPVGPVLADTLNLEQFLREAEEAARVTVPVRGDGQFEVTSPEGTRRDQVALVIRPAADAFIELQQEGIKTLLLYTSGQAFYRKAGATRGDNFAPDASFAESDFTREDLEPFRLSHYTQPRIADDSATELTVMLVPKVSQYSLEVITFDRQKKVPLKTLYYRDTLSNLVKMGRHSDYVLIGRKWMPTTISMETFKLRTRAAFRLRWGERSNVPSDLFDPASLPRASASLWSVAPPAP is encoded by the coding sequence ATGAAAAACAGCGAACGGGGAACCGGGAATGCAATACCGGTGAACGCCGGGTGCGCTGCGTGCACCTCCTCTCTGGGCGCGCTGGTGTGGGCCCTGATTCTCGTGTTGCTCTGCGCACTCCCGGTCGGTCCCGTCTTGGCCGACACGCTCAATCTGGAGCAGTTCCTTCGGGAGGCGGAGGAGGCGGCACGGGTGACGGTGCCAGTGCGGGGCGACGGCCAGTTCGAGGTGACCTCCCCGGAGGGGACCCGGCGGGATCAGGTGGCGCTGGTGATCCGCCCGGCTGCCGACGCGTTCATCGAGCTGCAGCAGGAAGGAATCAAAACGCTGCTGCTGTACACCAGCGGCCAGGCATTTTACCGCAAGGCGGGCGCAACCCGTGGGGATAACTTCGCGCCGGATGCCAGTTTTGCGGAGAGTGATTTCACGCGTGAGGACTTGGAACCGTTCCGGCTGTCGCACTACACGCAGCCGCGCATCGCCGACGACTCCGCGACCGAGCTTACGGTGATGCTGGTCCCCAAGGTATCGCAGTACAGCTTGGAGGTCATCACCTTCGACCGGCAGAAGAAGGTGCCGCTCAAGACACTGTACTACCGCGACACGCTCAGCAACCTCGTCAAGATGGGCCGCCACAGTGACTATGTCTTGATCGGTCGGAAATGGATGCCGACGACCATTTCCATGGAAACATTCAAGTTGCGTACGCGCGCCGCCTTCAGGTTACGCTGGGGCGAGCGCAGCAATGTTCCGTCCGACCTGTTCGATCCCGCCTCCCTCCCGCGGGCGTCAGCCAGCCTGTGGTCGGTTGCCCCGCCTGCCCCGTAG
- a CDS encoding chlorite dismutase family protein — protein sequence MSEDPRGLVQSVGWTVIHLFYRIDRARWQGFTGAEREAAISEFSSWLDDRTREDGLQLISFAGVTKCEIGFMAIHPDLWRIQQLSQEIPAGAFGSCLVPAYSFLSLTEASEYITNEIDWTKQLTTEQKLDPAAPEFATRLAALRKRTMMYAESRLHPQLPDNYPILCFYPMAKSRQEPNNWYRLGFDARKRYMIGHGEGARRFADRVTQLITTCTGIDDWEWGVTLFSRDIRAIRDIVYELRYDPASALYGLFGSFYIGARFQPEQLAAVLKL from the coding sequence ATGAGTGAAGACCCACGAGGTTTGGTGCAATCGGTTGGATGGACCGTCATCCATCTTTTCTATCGGATCGATCGCGCCCGCTGGCAGGGCTTTACCGGTGCCGAGCGCGAGGCAGCGATCAGCGAGTTCAGTAGCTGGCTCGATGACCGAACCCGTGAAGACGGCCTGCAGTTGATTTCCTTCGCGGGCGTGACGAAATGCGAGATCGGCTTCATGGCCATCCACCCCGATCTCTGGCGAATTCAGCAACTGAGCCAGGAGATTCCCGCTGGCGCATTCGGTTCGTGCCTGGTGCCGGCGTACTCGTTCCTGTCGCTCACGGAAGCGAGTGAATACATCACGAATGAAATCGACTGGACCAAGCAGCTCACCACCGAGCAGAAGCTCGATCCGGCGGCGCCCGAGTTTGCCACGCGCTTGGCCGCCTTGCGTAAGCGCACCATGATGTACGCCGAGTCGCGCCTGCATCCGCAGCTGCCGGACAATTACCCGATCCTGTGCTTCTACCCGATGGCCAAGTCACGCCAGGAACCGAACAACTGGTATCGCCTGGGTTTCGATGCCCGCAAACGGTACATGATCGGACACGGCGAAGGGGCCCGGCGCTTTGCCGACCGCGTGACACAGCTGATCACCACGTGCACCGGCATTGACGATTGGGAATGGGGGGTGACGCTGTTCTCGCGCGATATCAGGGCAATCCGCGACATCGTCTACGAGCTGCGCTACGATCCGGCCAGTGCCCTGTACGGTCTGTTCGGTTCGTTCTACATTGGCGCTCGCTTCCAGCCGGAGCAGCTAGCCGCGGTATTGAAGCTGTAG
- a CDS encoding Zn-dependent alcohol dehydrogenase — MTRAAVMYNYNEPLKIETVELKPPREDEIVVKVVASGICHSDLSVIKGNLPLPPPVVLGHEGAGIVEEVGKGVTDLRPGDHVVLSWVQSCGKCHYCIAGRTHLCEWGYQAMMQGTEGVFLKDGMEINRMIGVASFAERTVVRAAAAIKIREDAPLDRACLVGCGVMTGVGAVMNTAKVRPGETVAVFGCGGVGLNVIQGAALCGAAKIIAVDLVEQKLKWAKEFGATDLVNGKDVDAPDAIRSLTDGLGVDYAFEVIGAPAPITQAFMSLKRGGAAVIVGVPLFGQEISVPGAMLPLEEKSLIGSLYGSANMRRDIPNLIALYMQKRLKLDELISRRIKLDDINAAFDAMEKGEVARSIIMHD, encoded by the coding sequence ATGACCAGAGCCGCAGTGATGTACAACTACAACGAACCGCTGAAAATCGAGACCGTCGAGCTCAAACCGCCACGGGAAGACGAAATCGTCGTCAAGGTTGTGGCCAGTGGGATCTGCCATTCCGACCTATCAGTGATCAAAGGCAACTTGCCGTTGCCACCCCCAGTGGTCCTCGGCCATGAAGGCGCCGGGATCGTCGAAGAAGTCGGCAAGGGCGTAACGGACCTGAGGCCGGGCGATCACGTCGTCCTGTCCTGGGTGCAGAGCTGCGGCAAGTGCCACTACTGTATCGCGGGGCGGACCCACCTCTGCGAGTGGGGTTATCAAGCCATGATGCAGGGCACGGAGGGCGTGTTCCTCAAGGATGGCATGGAGATCAACCGGATGATCGGCGTCGCTTCGTTTGCCGAGCGAACCGTTGTCCGCGCTGCCGCGGCCATCAAGATTCGAGAAGACGCGCCGCTGGATAGGGCTTGCCTGGTCGGCTGCGGTGTGATGACGGGCGTAGGTGCCGTGATGAATACGGCGAAGGTCCGTCCCGGCGAGACTGTGGCGGTATTCGGTTGCGGCGGAGTTGGCTTGAACGTCATCCAGGGCGCCGCACTGTGTGGCGCCGCAAAGATCATCGCCGTGGATCTCGTCGAACAGAAGCTCAAGTGGGCGAAGGAGTTCGGGGCCACCGACCTGGTGAACGGCAAGGACGTGGATGCCCCCGACGCCATTCGCAGCCTCACGGACGGCCTCGGCGTGGATTACGCCTTCGAGGTCATCGGCGCGCCCGCTCCGATTACCCAGGCCTTCATGTCCCTCAAGCGTGGAGGCGCCGCGGTCATCGTCGGTGTCCCACTCTTCGGGCAGGAGATTTCAGTGCCGGGAGCCATGCTACCGCTGGAGGAGAAATCGCTGATCGGTTCGCTGTATGGGTCGGCAAACATGCGCCGGGACATTCCCAACTTGATTGCGCTCTACATGCAGAAGCGGCTCAAGCTCGATGAGTTGATCTCTCGCCGCATCAAGCTCGACGACATCAACGCCGCCTTCGACGCCATGGAAAAGGGCGAGGTAGCACGCAGCATCATCATGCACGACTAG
- a CDS encoding zf-HC2 domain-containing protein — protein MSRWRCRFYAVLLVDYAGGMLADRQRQRLERHVERCSACAEELAALRDVPPILQSSVVPDPGEEFWRQQRQAVGQALRSLPTPQPSWPPAWRWEDLRLGVWRYPLAATAALLVALFVYRFAEYPQTPQPTAAESQFAALDTDSLLVVHELMKALAPRYEQMPQIPPDDDTLLAALSAGDLVGVNPSPEAPQVTDLTETELEGIGKLVGELG, from the coding sequence ATGAGCCGCTGGCGCTGCCGCTTCTATGCGGTGCTGCTGGTGGACTACGCTGGCGGGATGCTGGCCGACCGGCAGCGGCAAAGGCTGGAGCGCCACGTGGAACGATGTTCCGCCTGTGCGGAGGAGCTGGCGGCGCTCCGTGATGTGCCTCCTATCCTCCAAAGCTCCGTGGTTCCTGACCCCGGCGAAGAATTTTGGCGGCAGCAGCGCCAGGCGGTTGGGCAGGCGCTCCGCAGTCTGCCCACACCACAACCGAGCTGGCCGCCGGCCTGGCGGTGGGAGGATCTGCGCCTGGGTGTTTGGCGCTATCCGCTCGCCGCCACCGCCGCACTGTTGGTAGCACTGTTCGTTTATCGGTTCGCCGAGTATCCACAGACGCCTCAGCCCACTGCGGCCGAGTCACAGTTCGCCGCACTCGACACCGACTCGCTTTTGGTAGTGCACGAACTCATGAAGGCGTTAGCGCCGCGCTACGAACAGATGCCCCAAATTCCACCCGACGACGACACGTTACTGGCCGCGCTTTCGGCCGGAGATCTCGTCGGCGTCAATCCGTCGCCGGAAGCACCACAGGTAACGGATCTGACGGAGACTGAGCTGGAGGGAATTGGCAAGCTGGTCGGCGAACTCGGCTAA
- a CDS encoding sigma-70 family RNA polymerase sigma factor, which yields MERATAVDDGALIRGALAGRREDFDALVERYQKALYAFIYRLVHEHAQAADIAQMTFLQAYTHLGQFAGRASFKTWLHQIALNQCRAAYRAARGRHHVSLDEMSEAALHQARLDTANAATATAGGDAGGSDWKPVLERLIARLPLRQRSVVTLRIFSDLPFREIARVTGISENAAKVNYHYAITHLRQWLREDER from the coding sequence GTGGAACGGGCCACTGCTGTGGACGATGGGGCGCTCATTCGCGGGGCTCTCGCTGGGCGGCGGGAGGATTTCGATGCCTTGGTCGAACGCTATCAGAAAGCCCTGTACGCGTTCATCTACCGGCTCGTCCACGAGCACGCACAGGCCGCCGACATCGCGCAAATGACTTTTCTGCAGGCCTACACCCACCTCGGACAGTTTGCGGGACGCGCCAGCTTCAAAACCTGGCTGCACCAGATCGCGCTGAACCAGTGCCGGGCAGCGTATCGTGCGGCACGCGGGCGCCATCACGTATCGCTGGACGAGATGAGTGAGGCGGCTCTTCACCAGGCGCGCCTCGACACGGCGAACGCCGCCACCGCCACAGCCGGCGGCGATGCCGGCGGGTCGGACTGGAAACCAGTCTTGGAGCGCCTGATCGCACGCCTGCCGTTACGCCAGCGGTCGGTGGTCACCCTGCGCATCTTCAGCGACTTGCCGTTCAGAGAGATCGCACGGGTCACGGGCATCAGCGAAAACGCCGCCAAGGTGAATTACCACTACGCCATCACGCACCTGCGCCAGTGGCTGCGCGAGGACGAACGATGA
- a CDS encoding SurA N-terminal domain-containing protein: MLKFIRRNADAAWVKFIFVAIVVVFIFWGMGGIVGGEKAQFVARVNKDAIPPSDFYRAYNNLLRLYQDIYKDNFKPELMKAIDLKGKAVDQLIRVNLMRQEAQRLGLSVGDSEVRDAIAGMPAFQQDRRFSKDLYLRVLRANRITPGEFEDSKQNELLVDRLQNLILAGVHVSEAEVRERYRFENETVNLRFIKLDASGFVPEVKLTDQDLQAYFDKNRETWREPERVRIEHVLYEPEKFAAEAQISDADAKGYYDEHVAEYEKPEQVQARHILLRYAPDANDQEKANVRKHAEEVLTKVKAGGDFAALAKQYSEDASAAQGGDLGSFSRGKMVPPFEQAAFALAPGETSDLVESPFGLHIIKVEGKEEARTQTLDEVRPQIVAKLRQEKARELARARAEAARAKVAGGETLTSVAQAAALSLATPSPFAQNEAIAGIGRDPGVAKAAFAAAAGDVGPVIDTPKGFLVFRVAEKLPSRLPELSEIRDRVESAARTERADALAKSTAETALAELQKNPDINAVAKAHHATVDETGPFSRQVSSVPKAGTSPELKKDAFRLTPEKPVAPSVYAVAGGSIVAVLKERIPADDEKFNGEKDKLIKQAEERRKTEAIEQFFNYLIAHAAIERNDDFLATVADTGRELDGGGRRGR, from the coding sequence GTGCTAAAGTTCATTCGTCGAAACGCCGACGCGGCGTGGGTCAAGTTCATTTTCGTCGCCATTGTCGTCGTCTTCATCTTCTGGGGCATGGGCGGCATCGTTGGTGGCGAGAAGGCGCAGTTTGTTGCGCGGGTCAACAAGGACGCGATCCCACCGTCGGATTTCTACCGCGCCTATAACAATCTCCTGCGGCTCTACCAGGATATCTACAAGGACAATTTCAAGCCCGAGTTGATGAAGGCCATCGATTTGAAGGGGAAGGCGGTGGATCAGTTGATCCGCGTCAACCTCATGCGCCAAGAGGCCCAACGTCTCGGGTTGAGCGTCGGCGATTCCGAAGTGCGCGACGCCATTGCCGGCATGCCGGCCTTTCAACAGGATCGCCGCTTCAGCAAGGACCTGTATCTGCGCGTCCTGCGGGCCAACCGCATTACGCCGGGCGAATTCGAGGACTCCAAGCAGAACGAGTTGCTGGTGGACAGGCTGCAGAATCTCATCCTCGCCGGCGTGCACGTCAGCGAGGCCGAGGTCCGTGAGCGCTACCGATTCGAGAACGAAACGGTGAACCTGCGCTTCATCAAGCTGGACGCATCGGGCTTTGTGCCGGAGGTGAAGCTCACCGACCAGGACCTGCAGGCGTACTTTGATAAGAACCGAGAGACGTGGCGCGAGCCCGAGCGAGTACGCATCGAGCACGTGTTGTACGAGCCGGAGAAATTCGCCGCTGAGGCGCAGATCTCGGATGCCGATGCCAAAGGCTATTACGACGAGCACGTCGCCGAGTACGAAAAACCAGAGCAGGTACAGGCGCGACACATCCTGCTGCGCTACGCGCCCGACGCCAACGACCAAGAGAAGGCGAACGTCCGCAAGCACGCCGAAGAGGTGCTGACGAAGGTGAAGGCCGGCGGGGATTTTGCCGCGCTTGCCAAGCAGTATTCCGAGGACGCCAGTGCCGCCCAGGGCGGTGACTTGGGATCTTTTTCGCGGGGCAAGATGGTGCCGCCCTTCGAACAAGCCGCCTTCGCGCTGGCCCCGGGGGAAACCAGCGACCTCGTCGAATCGCCGTTCGGCCTGCACATCATCAAGGTCGAAGGGAAAGAGGAGGCTCGTACCCAAACGCTCGACGAGGTGCGGCCGCAAATCGTTGCCAAGCTGAGGCAAGAGAAAGCACGCGAGCTCGCGCGCGCCCGGGCCGAAGCGGCCCGAGCCAAGGTTGCCGGGGGTGAGACGCTGACCAGCGTGGCCCAGGCTGCCGCGCTGAGCCTCGCCACGCCGTCGCCTTTTGCGCAAAATGAGGCGATTGCGGGAATCGGCCGCGACCCGGGTGTCGCCAAGGCCGCCTTTGCCGCCGCTGCCGGCGACGTTGGACCGGTGATCGACACGCCCAAGGGCTTCTTGGTGTTTCGGGTAGCGGAGAAGCTCCCGTCGCGCCTGCCGGAACTCTCCGAGATCCGAGACCGCGTGGAAAGTGCCGCGCGGACTGAGCGCGCCGATGCCTTGGCGAAGAGCACCGCCGAAACGGCGCTGGCGGAGTTGCAGAAAAACCCGGATATCAATGCCGTCGCCAAGGCACATCATGCCACAGTGGACGAAACCGGACCCTTTTCGCGGCAAGTCTCCTCCGTACCTAAGGCCGGCACTTCGCCGGAGCTGAAGAAGGATGCGTTCCGCCTCACACCGGAAAAGCCGGTCGCCCCGTCCGTGTATGCCGTGGCTGGAGGCAGCATCGTCGCGGTACTGAAAGAGCGCATCCCCGCTGATGACGAGAAATTCAACGGCGAGAAGGACAAGCTGATCAAGCAGGCCGAGGAGCGGCGCAAAACCGAGGCGATTGAGCAGTTCTTCAATTACCTGATCGCGCACGCGGCGATCGAGCGCAATGACGATTTCCTCGCTACCGTTGCGGACACCGGCCGCGAGCTCGACGGCGGTGGACGGCGCGGCCGCTAG
- a CDS encoding periplasmic heavy metal sensor, which translates to MKRIQLTIVLLGLVVVPLCVSAQPPAEGPGRDRARTFLVLRIADALKLNEQEALKVSNVIRQSDDHRRELVQRRQTLEQRLREALAKQPLDAPTLTTLITEGNDIDQKLAMVPEESFRELQKILTVEQQAKLMLFRRELQGEIRRALQGHRPAGGRKGRGAAGGPPSD; encoded by the coding sequence ATGAAACGAATTCAATTGACCATCGTGTTGCTGGGGTTAGTGGTCGTACCGCTCTGTGTATCAGCCCAACCGCCGGCAGAGGGACCGGGACGGGATCGCGCCCGCACGTTTCTGGTGTTGCGGATTGCCGACGCCCTGAAGCTCAACGAGCAAGAGGCGCTCAAGGTCAGCAACGTGATCCGTCAGTCCGACGACCATCGGCGTGAGCTGGTGCAGCGACGGCAAACTCTGGAACAGCGGTTGCGCGAAGCACTCGCCAAGCAGCCGCTGGACGCACCGACGCTCACCACGCTCATCACCGAAGGCAACGACATCGATCAGAAGCTGGCGATGGTGCCGGAGGAGAGCTTTCGTGAGCTACAGAAAATATTGACGGTGGAACAGCAGGCGAAGCTGATGCTGTTCCGGCGCGAGTTACAGGGCGAGATTCGCCGCGCCCTGCAGGGTCACCGTCCCGCTGGCGGCCGCAAGGGCCGTGGCGCCGCCGGTGGCCCGCCATCTGACTAG
- the nth gene encoding endonuclease III has product MRAAAKPPINNGQRIRKIIVRLKKAHPDAKLALNFSSPFELLVALILAAQCTDEKVNEVTGSLLFKKYRTPADYAHAPAEELEADIRPTGFFRNKTKSIQRCCQQLIERFGGRVPDTLEDLISLPGVGRKTANIVLGNAFGEPAIGVDTHVMRLSQRLGFTRHDDPDKIEADLTAIVPRPEQIHFCHLLQFHGRRICVARKPKCYECVISDLCPAPNKTPAPPQRPTRPAFGRTPGRP; this is encoded by the coding sequence ATGCGAGCCGCAGCGAAGCCCCCCATCAACAACGGGCAACGGATCAGGAAGATCATCGTCCGATTGAAGAAAGCCCACCCGGACGCGAAGCTGGCGCTGAATTTCTCTTCGCCGTTCGAATTACTCGTCGCCCTGATTCTCGCCGCACAATGCACCGACGAGAAAGTCAACGAAGTGACGGGTTCTCTGCTCTTCAAGAAATACCGAACTCCGGCGGATTACGCTCACGCCCCAGCGGAGGAGCTGGAAGCGGACATTCGGCCGACCGGGTTTTTTCGTAACAAGACCAAGTCCATCCAGCGCTGCTGCCAGCAGCTGATCGAGCGATTTGGCGGCCGGGTGCCGGATACCTTGGAGGACCTCATCTCGTTGCCTGGGGTCGGACGCAAGACCGCCAACATCGTGCTTGGCAACGCCTTTGGGGAGCCGGCGATCGGCGTGGACACGCATGTGATGCGCCTCTCACAGCGGCTCGGATTCACGCGGCACGACGATCCCGACAAGATCGAAGCCGATCTCACGGCCATCGTGCCGAGGCCTGAGCAGATTCATTTTTGTCATCTGCTGCAGTTCCACGGCCGCCGCATCTGCGTCGCACGCAAACCGAAGTGCTACGAATGCGTGATCAGCGACCTCTGCCCCGCTCCCAACAAAACCCCGGCGCCACCGCAACGACCAACACGCCCTGCGTTCGGACGGACTCCAGGCCGCCCGTGA
- a CDS encoding methyltransferase — translation MHTRLAAAGYTPEALKHTLGITQPDDVGFLNHAPALERVRDDRTAAATLIRLFFLEDQETERRVATALSRKLYKELVGAGLLRSCGGEVCAQLRIDPVDDQYFLADRRFRSLVPKALQLPGRDPVYPPSSDSLMLREAIMAPNARRVLDLCTGSGVQALRQAHAAERIVAVDLNPRAAAVARLNASLNDAAHVDVRLGDLYAPVGNERFDLIIANPPFVASPYSGGPAYHSGGQTGDSVLRRIIAGWTTHLAPSGRAFAITHLAVRTSEEIETVATSWFRRFSGRAVVLVLERGTAVDLAAAQALFALNHGLAAYAREVRLWVDHLRRLRIHIVALLLVVAERSDRQHLEVIEAQPRILPIPLTPSVPDRIASWLGDALGVRPTIANPAR, via the coding sequence TTGCATACGCGTCTGGCCGCAGCCGGGTACACGCCGGAGGCGCTAAAGCATACGCTCGGCATCACCCAACCCGACGACGTCGGGTTCCTCAATCACGCCCCGGCGCTGGAGCGCGTCAGGGACGACCGCACTGCCGCAGCGACTTTGATTCGATTGTTTTTCCTCGAGGATCAGGAAACCGAGCGACGCGTTGCGACGGCGCTGTCCCGGAAGCTCTACAAAGAACTCGTCGGCGCCGGCCTCCTGCGAAGCTGTGGCGGGGAGGTCTGTGCTCAGTTACGCATCGATCCGGTCGACGACCAGTATTTCCTGGCTGACAGACGCTTTCGTTCGCTCGTCCCCAAAGCCTTGCAGTTGCCGGGACGTGATCCCGTCTATCCGCCGAGCAGCGACTCCCTGATGCTCCGCGAGGCGATCATGGCACCCAACGCCCGTCGAGTCCTGGACCTGTGCACCGGCTCCGGCGTACAGGCCTTGCGGCAGGCGCACGCCGCCGAGCGGATCGTCGCCGTGGATCTCAACCCGCGCGCCGCGGCGGTTGCCCGGCTCAATGCCTCACTCAACGACGCCGCTCATGTCGATGTGCGCCTCGGTGATCTGTATGCGCCCGTTGGCAACGAGCGCTTCGATCTGATCATCGCCAATCCGCCGTTTGTCGCCTCGCCCTACAGCGGTGGTCCGGCCTACCACTCCGGCGGACAGACCGGCGACAGCGTGCTGCGACGCATCATCGCCGGGTGGACAACGCATCTCGCCCCAAGCGGCCGGGCCTTCGCCATCACTCATCTCGCTGTGCGAACCAGCGAAGAGATCGAGACGGTCGCCACGTCATGGTTCCGTCGATTTTCCGGCCGTGCCGTCGTGTTGGTGCTCGAGCGGGGCACAGCCGTCGATCTCGCCGCCGCGCAAGCGCTCTTCGCGCTGAATCATGGGCTAGCGGCCTATGCGCGAGAGGTGCGGCTGTGGGTCGATCACTTGCGCCGGCTTCGCATTCATATAGTGGCGCTGTTGCTCGTCGTGGCGGAACGCAGTGACCGGCAACACCTCGAGGTCATCGAAGCGCAGCCTCGCATCCTTCCCATCCCGTTGACGCCATCGGTACCTGACCGAATCGCCAGCTGGTTGGGCGACGCACTCGGCGTCCGGCCGACGATCGCCAACCCGGCTAGGTGA
- a CDS encoding uracil-DNA glycosylase yields MAPKDTRQATRTVSRQSGAGLQAVCAEVIVCRRCPRLLDYREHVAREKRRAFRDWEYWGRPLPGFGDPAARIMVIGLAPAAHGGNRTGRIFTGDRSGDWLFETLYRFGFASQPTSTHRNDGLRLTDTYINAAVRCAPPDNKPTREEVNNCQPYLARELQLLRNLRVIIALGRLAFDAYLSTRRALGQPVPPPRPQFAHAEVYELSNVCLIGSYHPSQRNTQTGMLTHEMFDRVFSAARQLLPPSLSPSERRPG; encoded by the coding sequence ATGGCACCGAAAGACACCCGGCAAGCCACGCGCACGGTTTCGCGCCAATCTGGCGCCGGGCTGCAGGCAGTATGCGCCGAGGTCATCGTCTGCCGTCGTTGCCCGCGCTTGTTAGACTACCGCGAGCACGTGGCGCGCGAGAAACGGCGGGCGTTCCGCGACTGGGAGTACTGGGGGCGGCCGTTGCCGGGGTTCGGCGATCCGGCAGCCCGGATCATGGTGATTGGCCTGGCCCCCGCCGCGCACGGCGGCAACCGTACCGGACGCATTTTCACCGGCGACCGCAGCGGCGACTGGTTATTCGAGACCCTCTATCGATTCGGTTTCGCCAGCCAGCCGACCTCGACGCACCGCAACGACGGCCTGCGCCTCACGGATACGTACATCAACGCAGCGGTGCGGTGCGCCCCTCCCGATAACAAGCCAACCAGGGAGGAGGTGAATAATTGTCAGCCGTATCTGGCACGTGAGCTGCAACTGCTCCGCAATCTGCGCGTCATCATCGCGCTGGGACGCTTGGCGTTCGACGCCTACCTGTCCACGCGCCGTGCCCTCGGGCAGCCGGTACCGCCGCCACGGCCACAATTCGCTCACGCCGAGGTGTACGAGCTTTCGAACGTCTGCCTGATCGGCTCCTACCATCCGAGCCAACGCAATACGCAAACAGGCATGCTCACGCATGAGATGTTCGACCGAGTCTTCTCCGCCGCGCGGCAGCTCCTGCCTCCCTCCCTTTCACCCTCCGAGAGACGGCCAGGGTGA